The following are from one region of the Paenibacillus sp. JZ16 genome:
- a CDS encoding Na(+)/H(+) antiporter subunit C, producing the protein MELYMSLAIGIIFAVGIYQILSKSLLRIILGTSLLTHGVHLLLLTMSRLKTGAAPLLGEKASSYVDPVPQALILTSIVISFGVTSFFFVLAYKAYQRLGTDNMEELRGMDDE; encoded by the coding sequence ATGGAACTATATATGTCACTTGCCATCGGAATTATATTCGCGGTTGGGATTTACCAGATCCTATCCAAAAGCTTGCTGCGGATCATTCTCGGTACATCACTGTTAACCCATGGTGTCCATCTGCTGCTGCTCACCATGTCTAGGCTGAAGACCGGTGCTGCTCCGCTGCTTGGCGAGAAGGCTTCATCCTATGTTGACCCCGTTCCGCAAGCATTGATCCTGACATCCATTGTTATCAGTTTTGGCGTCACATCGTTCTTCTTCGTATTGGCGTACAAAGCGTATCAACGCTTGGGCACGGACAACATGGAGGAGCTAAGGGGGATGGATGATGAATAA
- a CDS encoding Na+/H+ antiporter subunit A: protein MSLLHIAVMAPFIVALVVMLTYKLIGRVHTGWVILPVPVVLFAYFLGLIPTIQGGEQLQAVLEWIPSVGINFTVYLDGLSLIFALLISGIGSLVVLYSIFYMDKNKEAVHKFYIYLLLFMGAMLGVVLSDNLMVLYGFWELTSISSFLLIAFWHHRDRSRYGALKSMLITVFGGLAMFAGFILLYIMTGSFSVREIVANVGSIAGDALFIPAMILILLGAFTKSAQFPFHIWLPDAMEAPTPVSAYLHSATMVKAGIYLVARFSPVFAGQAFWFWIIAITGLTTLIYASIRAIKQTDLKALLAFSTISQLGLIMSLLGLGSAAAYYGGGVDTLLYTKATTAAIFHLMNHAIFKGALFMVVGIVDHETGTRDLRKLGGLMSLMPITFTVAVIGAFSMAGLPPFNGFLSKEMFFTAVLQASQMNFWNAETWGVLIPVVAWIASVFTFLYSMILVFKTFTGRYQPEKLEKKPHEAPLGMLIPPVILASLAIVFGLFPNLLSHALIEPALAAIHPGLLVAEDRFHVHIEMWHGWTMEIYMTIGIIVLGTVLYKLHGRARILNTTLIKRFTLNNLYDGGLRVLEKGAKSLTSTYMTGSLRHYVIYIFVFFIAVLGGGLLLVDHIGFDMTDYAPMSFYEAVAILGLVIPVIVLPFVRTRLMAIILTGAAGYMVTLFFVLFRAPDLALTQMVVETVSVMLFLLCFYHLPKLKREKVSMSLKWKNLLISIGVGAVVTLIALAASSGRTFDSIADYFIKESYNSAGGKNIVNVILVDFRGFDTLLEIMVLGIASLGIYALIKVDLGEGVIGERDRYEGAYLPNSNDVILRTISKVVVFIVVTFSWFLFNSGHHEPGGGFIGGLMTSAALVLLSMAFGMDMTRKIVPFEFRKVTAAGLAIALLTGIGSFAFDAPFLSHSFDYFTLPLLGETELATAVLFDLGVYLAVVGVTMTIINSIGRDN, encoded by the coding sequence TTGTCTTTGCTGCACATCGCCGTCATGGCACCTTTTATTGTAGCGCTTGTGGTTATGTTGACCTACAAGCTCATTGGCCGTGTCCACACCGGATGGGTCATTTTGCCGGTACCGGTTGTCCTGTTCGCCTATTTTTTAGGACTTATCCCAACCATTCAGGGAGGTGAACAGCTTCAAGCGGTCCTGGAATGGATTCCAAGCGTGGGAATAAACTTTACCGTTTATTTGGATGGATTAAGTTTGATTTTTGCACTTTTAATATCCGGTATTGGTTCACTTGTTGTACTGTACTCCATCTTCTATATGGATAAGAACAAGGAAGCAGTCCACAAATTTTACATTTATCTGCTTCTGTTCATGGGAGCCATGCTTGGTGTCGTACTCTCCGATAACCTGATGGTGCTGTACGGTTTCTGGGAACTGACAAGCATCTCGTCATTCCTGCTGATTGCATTCTGGCATCATCGCGACCGCTCCAGATACGGAGCTTTAAAATCCATGCTGATCACCGTATTCGGCGGACTTGCCATGTTTGCAGGATTTATTCTCCTATATATCATGACAGGCTCCTTTAGCGTGCGGGAGATCGTAGCTAATGTGGGAAGCATTGCGGGAGACGCGCTGTTCATTCCGGCCATGATTCTGATTCTGCTGGGGGCATTCACCAAATCCGCTCAGTTCCCGTTCCATATTTGGCTGCCGGATGCGATGGAGGCACCGACTCCGGTTAGTGCTTATCTGCACTCCGCTACCATGGTTAAGGCCGGTATTTATCTTGTGGCACGTTTTAGCCCGGTGTTTGCCGGTCAAGCCTTCTGGTTCTGGATCATTGCGATTACGGGCTTGACCACGCTGATCTATGCTTCGATCCGAGCGATCAAGCAGACGGACCTGAAAGCGCTGCTGGCATTCTCCACGATCAGCCAACTGGGGCTGATTATGAGCTTGCTCGGTCTTGGCTCTGCCGCAGCTTATTATGGGGGCGGCGTGGATACGCTGCTCTATACGAAAGCAACGACAGCGGCCATCTTTCATCTGATGAATCATGCGATATTTAAGGGCGCTTTGTTTATGGTCGTCGGCATCGTGGATCATGAGACGGGCACCCGCGACCTGCGGAAACTCGGAGGTTTAATGTCGCTCATGCCGATCACATTCACCGTGGCCGTCATAGGCGCATTTTCCATGGCCGGTCTGCCTCCGTTTAACGGATTCCTGAGTAAAGAGATGTTCTTTACGGCGGTCCTTCAAGCGTCTCAGATGAACTTCTGGAATGCCGAGACCTGGGGTGTGCTGATACCGGTCGTTGCCTGGATCGCCAGCGTATTTACGTTCCTGTACAGCATGATCCTGGTTTTCAAAACCTTCACCGGCCGCTACCAGCCTGAAAAGCTGGAGAAGAAGCCGCACGAAGCACCGCTGGGGATGCTGATTCCCCCGGTTATTCTGGCATCGCTGGCCATCGTGTTCGGACTGTTTCCGAACCTGCTGTCTCATGCACTGATTGAACCGGCGCTGGCCGCCATTCATCCGGGGCTGCTCGTGGCAGAGGATCGGTTCCACGTGCATATCGAGATGTGGCACGGCTGGACAATGGAAATTTACATGACCATCGGAATCATTGTTCTCGGTACCGTTCTGTACAAGCTTCATGGCAGAGCGCGTATCTTGAACACAACGCTTATCAAGCGATTTACACTGAACAATCTGTATGACGGGGGATTGCGCGTTCTCGAAAAAGGCGCCAAATCGCTGACCTCAACCTACATGACAGGTTCGCTGCGTCACTATGTGATTTATATCTTTGTGTTTTTCATAGCCGTTCTTGGCGGAGGTCTCCTGCTGGTCGATCATATCGGATTCGATATGACGGACTACGCACCGATGTCCTTCTATGAGGCCGTTGCCATACTCGGCCTGGTCATTCCGGTCATTGTGCTTCCGTTCGTACGGACACGATTGATGGCGATCATATTAACCGGGGCTGCGGGTTATATGGTGACCTTGTTCTTCGTCCTGTTCCGGGCTCCGGATTTGGCGTTGACCCAGATGGTTGTCGAGACCGTTTCCGTCATGCTGTTCCTGCTCTGTTTCTATCATCTGCCGAAGCTGAAGCGGGAGAAGGTGTCAATGAGCCTGAAGTGGAAAAATCTGCTGATATCTATAGGCGTCGGTGCTGTCGTAACCTTGATCGCGCTGGCCGCAAGCAGCGGCAGAACCTTCGACTCCATTGCGGATTACTTCATTAAAGAGAGCTACAACTCGGCTGGCGGTAAAAATATCGTCAATGTCATACTGGTGGACTTCCGCGGATTTGATACCTTGCTGGAAATTATGGTTCTCGGCATTGCGTCCCTCGGAATCTATGCCTTGATAAAAGTTGATTTGGGTGAAGGGGTTATCGGTGAACGGGATCGTTATGAAGGTGCGTATTTGCCTAATAGCAATGATGTTATCCTGCGAACCATATCCAAGGTGGTCGTCTTTATCGTCGTAACGTTCTCGTGGTTCCTGTTCAACTCGGGACACCATGAGCCGGGTGGAGGATTTATCGGGGGGCTGATGACTTCAGCCGCACTGGTTCTGTTATCAATGGCTTTTGGCATGGACATGACCCGCAAAATCGTGCCTTTCGAATTCCGAAAGGTTACGGCTGCAGGACTCGCCATCGCCCTGCTTACAGGGATCGGTTCCTTTGCCTTTGACGCACCGTTCTTAAGTCATTCCTTCGATTATTTCACCCTGCCATTGCTCGGAGAAACCGAGCTGGCTACAGCGGTTCTCTTCGACCTCGGCGTCTATTTAGCCGTCGTTGGCGTGACGATGACCATCATCAATTCGATTGGGAGGGATAACTGA
- a CDS encoding DedA family protein, whose amino-acid sequence MDTLLDFIEQIGHYALFLVLCLGLVGLPVPNEVVAMTGGALAASEILTPVPSFIMTFLGVCSGSTVGYMLSRFTASKLLNRAQEKSKIRQFLDVSERLTRQYGNYAICISAFLPILRNVTPYAVGMKGMPYRRFAVYSYSASFVWTIGYFSLGMFVGDQVVDHIGVLIDRYGYYAAGIVAVLAIILIISWVIRRNKRSKGNKEIQFHG is encoded by the coding sequence GTGGATACGCTATTAGATTTTATTGAACAGATCGGGCACTATGCATTATTCCTCGTATTGTGCCTTGGATTGGTCGGTCTTCCTGTGCCTAATGAAGTTGTGGCAATGACGGGCGGAGCGTTAGCGGCATCCGAGATTTTAACGCCGGTTCCGTCTTTTATCATGACCTTTCTTGGCGTGTGTTCGGGATCGACGGTAGGTTACATGCTTAGCCGCTTTACCGCGAGCAAGCTGTTAAACCGCGCCCAGGAAAAGTCGAAGATACGCCAGTTTCTCGATGTATCCGAACGGTTGACCCGTCAATATGGCAATTACGCCATATGCATCAGCGCTTTTTTGCCCATTCTGCGCAACGTCACTCCTTATGCGGTTGGCATGAAGGGGATGCCGTATCGCAGATTTGCGGTGTATTCGTATTCCGCGTCCTTTGTATGGACCATCGGTTATTTCTCTTTGGGCATGTTTGTCGGAGATCAGGTCGTCGATCATATTGGAGTCCTGATTGACCGGTACGGGTATTATGCGGCGGGAATTGTCGCGGTGCTGGCCATCATTCTGATCATTTCATGGGTAATTCGAAGAAATAAACGAAGCAAGGGGAATAAAGAAATTCAGTTTCACGGATAA